The following is a genomic window from Miltoncostaea oceani.
GGGCCGACGGGCGGATCGCGTGCGCCGACTCCATGATCGCGGGGCTGAACATGTAGACGCCGACGAGCGCGAGGTCGCTGCGGGGCTCCTTCGGCTTCTCGACGAGGCGGGTGACCCGGCCGTCCTCGAGCTCGGCCACGCCGTACGACTCGGGGTCGCGCACCTTCTGCAGCAGGATCATGGCGGCGGCGTCGGAGGACCGGAACCGGTCGACGAGCTCGGTGATGCCGTCGCGCAGGAGGTTGTCGCCGAGGTACATCACGAACGGCGACCCGTCGAGGAACTCCTCGGCGGTCAGCACGGCGTGGGCGAGCCCGAGCGGGGCGTCCTGGCGGATGTACGTCGCCCGGATGCCGAGGGCCGAGCCGTCCCCCACGGCGGCCTCGATCTCGGCCTGCGTGTCGCCGACGACGATGCCGACGTCGGTGACGCCCGCGGCGCGGAGCGCCTCGAGGCCGTAGAAGAGGACCGGCTTGTTCGCGACCGGCACGAGCTGCTTCGCGCTCGTGTGCGTGATGGGTCGGAGGCGGGTGCCGGCGCCGCCGGAGAGTACGAGACCCTTGAGCTCGGCCGCCACGCGCGCACCCTAGCAGCCGTCCGATGGGGGCCTCGGTCGTCGCGGACGCCGCTACGATCGACGGCGTGGAACGCGAGGAATGGCTGCGGCGGCGCACCTACCGGGGTGCCGACTACGACCCCGAGCGCCTCGCCCGGGACGCCCGCGCGCAGGGCCTGGCCGTGTCGGTCGTGCTGCCGGCCCTCGACGTGGCCGACACCGTCGGCGCGATCGTGACCTCCGTGCGCGAGCGGCTCGTCGAGGAGGTCCCCCTCGTCGCGGAGATCCTGGTGGTCGACAGCCGCAGCACCGACGGCACCCGCGCCGCCGCGGAGGCGGCGGGCGCGCGGGTGGTCGACGACCGCGACGTGCTGCCGCGCCTCGCCCCCGGGCGCGGCAAGGGCGAGGCGATGTGGAAGAGTCTCGCCGCGGTCCGCGGCGACCTCGTCGTGTGGCTCGACTCGGACGTCGTCGACTTCGACCCGGCCTTCGTCACCGGCCTGCTCGGACCGCTCGTGGACGACCCGGACGTCGGCTACGTGAAGGCCGTCTACGACCGCCACCTCGGCGGCGCGAGCGACGGCGGCGGACGCGTCACGGAGATCTGCGCGCGGCCGCTGATCAACCTCTTCTACCCCGAGCTCGCGGGGTTCGCCCAGCCGCTCTCGGGCGAGGCGGCGGGGCGGCGGGCGCTGCTGTCGTCGGTGCCGTTCTTCACCGGCTACGCCGTGGAGATCGGGTTGCTGATCGACCTCCTCCGCGCGGCGGGCCTCGGCGCGCTGGCGCAGGTGGACCTGGGTGAGCGGCGCCACCACAACCAGCCGACGGCGGCGCTCGGCGCGATGGCCTCCACGATCTCGCAGGCGGTGCTGCGCCGCGTCGCCGAGGAGGGCCGCGCGCCCGCCGGCCTCGCGGGGGAGGGCCTCTACGCCCGCCCGGCGCGGGGCGCGGACGACGCCCTCACGCTGACGGTGCTCGACACGCGGCCCGGCGAGCGGGCACCCATGAGCGACGTCCTGCAGGCGAGCGCGGTCTGAGCGGGTCGTCCAACGGCGCCGGGCACCCGGCGGCGGTCGTCTACCTCGACCTCGACGGGACGCTCCTCGGCCCGTCGGGCTCGATCCTGCGCGACGCCGACGGGCGGTTCACCCACGCCGGGATCCGGGTCTTCGAGCTGCTCGACGCCGCGGGCGTGCCGGTGGTGCTCGTCAGCGGCCGCAGCCGGCGGCGGCTGGAGGCGGTCGCGCAGACGCTCGGAGCCGTGGGGGTGCTGCCGGAGATGGGCGCGACGGACGCCGGCTACCCCGTCCTCCCCGGCGAGACGGTCCACGACGCGATCGCCCGCACCGGGGTCCCCGACGCCCTCCTCGCGGCGGAGCCCGGGCTCGCCCGGCACCCCCTGGCGACGTGGGGGCGCGAGGGCAGCCACGTCTTCCTCGGGCGCGTCGGCGACGCGGCGGCGGGGCTCGTGCACGACCGCAGCGACGGCACGCTGCGCCTGGCCGACAACGGCCACACGGGACCGGGCGACGCCCACATCTTCCACCTGCTGCCGGCGGCGGCGAGCAAGGCCGCGGCGGTCGCGCGGGACGTCGCGGCCCGGGGCGCCGACCCCGCCCGCTGCCTCGCGGTCGGCGACAGCGGGCAGGACCTCGACATGGGGTCGGTGCTCGGCAGCGTCGCGATCGTGGCGAACGGTGCGGCCGCCGACGCGGGTGTCGCGGCACGCGCCCCGTGGGTGACGCGCGGCTCCTACGGCGCGGGCGTGCTCGAGGCCGTCGAGGAGTGGCTCAGGGGGCCGCCGGCGGGGTGACCACCGGCTGGGGGACCGGCTGGGAGCAGACCCGGGCGACCTCCGTCCAGGCCCGCAGGGCGGCCCGGGCGCGGAGGACGCGCGGGCGGGGGGCCTCGGTGCGGCGCGCCTGCGCGAGGACGCGGTGCGCGGGGCGGGCGGTGGGGCAGCGGCCCCAGTCGGCGGACAGCGCCGCGGCGCGCGCGATGGCGGCGTCGCCGGGTGCGGCGGCGGCCGGGGCGGCCGACGCGAGGGCCGGCACGAGCGCGGCGAGAAGGACGAGGGCGGTGACGAGGGCGAGGCGCACTGCGGGCTCCCGGGTGGGACGTCGATCCGTGACGTGACCCACGATGCCGCGCGGCGGCCCCGGCGCCCCGGGCCGGTCGGCCAGTCCGCGCCCCCCAGCCGGTCTAGTCGGCCCGCGCCCCGTGGATCGCCGCGACGGCGGCGGCCGTGGACGCGAGGTCGACCTCGGTGGCGGCGAGGGCCTCGTCGCGGGTGCGGATGCCGCGGCCGATCGCGAGCGCCGCGGTGAAGCCGGCGCGGCGGACCGCGCCGGGGCCGAGGCCGACCTCCCCGCAGAGGGCGACGCACGGGACGCCGGCGGTGGCGCAGGCGGCGGCCACCGCGGCGGGGGCCTTACCGGCGAGGCTCGTCGCGTCGAGGCGCCCCTCCCCGGTGACGCAGCACGTCGCGCCCTCCAGGTGCCGCGCGAGGCCGACGGCGTCGAGGACGAGCGGCGCCCCGGGGGTGAGCTCCGCCCCGATGAGGGCGAGCAGGCCGCCGGCCGCCCCGCCGGCGGCGCCCGCGCCGGCCACGGCCTGCAGGTCGATGCCGGTCGCCGCCCGGATCACCCCCGCCAGCGACGCGAGCCCGGCGTCGAGGCGGGCGACGGCGTCGGGTGTCGCCCCCTTCTGGGGACCGTAGACGTGGGCGGCGCCGTCGGGGCCGTGGAAGGGGTTCGCGACGTCGCACGCCACCTGCACGACGGCGTCGTCGAGGCGGGGGTCGCGGCCGCGGAGGTCGAGGGACGCGACGCGGGACATGTCGGCGCCGCGCCCCTCCAGCACCCGGCCGTCGGCGTCGAGGGCCCGCACCCCGAGGGCCGCCGCGAGGCCGAGCCCGCCGTCGGTGGTGGCGCTCCCCCCGAGGCCGACGATGATCCGGCGGGCGCCGAGGTCGAGGGCGGCGCGGATCAGCTCGCCGGTGCCGCGGGTGGTGGTGCGCTCGGGGTCGCGCTCGTGGTCGGCGAGGCGCTCGTAGCCGGACGCCAGGGCCAGCTCGACCACCGCGACCTGGCCCGGCAGCTCGCCGACCGCGGCGGTGACGGGACGCCCGAGGGGGTCGGCGGCGGTCACGTCGCGGCGGCGCCCGCCGGCCGCGGCGACGAGCGCGTCGAGGGTGCCCTCGCCGCCGTCGGCGACCGGCACCGGGCGGATCTCCGCCCCCGCGTCGGCGAGGCGGATCCCCGCGCCGATCGCCCGCGCCGCCGCCGCGGCGGGCAGGGCCCCCTTGAACGGGGCGGGCGCGACGACCCAGACGCTCACTCCTCGGGCGCGGGCGGCGGCGGCGCCGGGGCGCGGCGCGGCCAGTCGAGCTGCAGGAACCCGACGATCTCGTCGTGCCAGAGGTGGTCGTCGCTCGTCGCGGCGCGGGTCGCGGCGAGGCCCTCCGCGTCGTCGCCGACCGTGACGCGGAAGGGCGCGTCGCCGTCGGAGGCGGTCGCGACGATGGCCCGCGCGACGTCGGCGGCGGGTGTCGGGGAGCGCTCCCGCCACGCCGCGAAGCCGCGGCGGAGGTCGCCGAGCAGGGGCAGGTACGGGCCCTCCCCCCGCGCGAGGGAGCCGGTCGGGCGGGTGGCGCGGGGGAAGTCGGTGTCGACCATGCCCGGCTCGATCGAGCTGACGCGGATCCCGAAGGGGCGGCACTCCACCGCGAGGGCCTCGGCCATCGCGAGGAGCGCGTACTTGGAGGCGTGGTACATCCCGACGAGGGGGTTGGAGAGGCGCGCGCCGATCGACGACGTGAAGACGATCGCGCCGTCGCCGCGCTCCCGCATCGCGGGGAGGACGGCCTGCACCACCGCCGCCGCGCCGAGGAAGTTGGTCTCGAACATCGCGCGGACCTCGTCGAGGTCGACGTCCTCGACCGCTCCCAGCACCGCGTAGCCGGCGTTGCTGACGAGGGCGTCGAGGGCGCCGCCGGCGAGGGACTCCGCCTCGGCGACGGCCGCCGTCACGGTCGCGGCGTCGGTGACGTCGAGCCGCACCACGTGGACGCCGGGGCGGTCGCGGTAGGCCGCGCGTCCGGCGTCGAGGTCGCGCACCCCCGCGACGGCCCGCCAGCCGGCGTCGTCGAAGAGCTCGACGGCGGCACGGCCGATGCCGCGGCCGGCGCCGGTGACGAGGACGGTCCGCGGGTCGCTCACGAGGGGGAGGCTACCCGCCGGGCGGGGCGGCCGGGCCGAGGTGCGAGAGGTCGGGGATCGGCGACTCCTCGGTGATCGCGCCGGCGTCGCGCAACGGCAGCCGCAGCGTGAAGGTGCTCCCGGTCCCCACGACGGAGTCGAGGGTGATCGACCCCCGGTGCGCCGACGCCAGGCCACGGGCGATCGCGAGGCCGAGCCCGGCGCTGCGCCCCTCGCGGGAGGGGTCGCCGCGGTAGAAGCGGTCGAAGACGAAGGGCTGGTCGTCGGGGGGGATGCCCTCGCCGGTGTCGCGGACCGCGAGGGTGGCGTCCTGCCCGTCGCGGCCGACGACGACGTCCACCCGCCCGCCCGCGGGGGTGTGCCGCTCGGCGTTGTCGAGCAGGATCAGCAGGATCTGCTCGACCCGGGCGGGGTCGACCTCGACGACGACCGGCCCGGCCGTCGTCCGCTCCACCGCGAGCGTGACGCCCTCGCGGGCGGCGAGGGGGACGCGGGGGGCGACGACGACCTCGGCGAGGTCGTCGAGGGAGATCACCTCCCGGTCGAGCGGGAGGGCGCCGGAGTCGAGGCGGGCGAGCTGCAGCTGCTCCTCGACGAGCCGCTCGAGGCGACCGGTCTCCTGGCTCATGGCGACGAGGAACTCCCGCCGGTGCCGCTCGTCGACGCCCCCGTCCTCGAGGAGCTCCAGGAACCCCTTGAGCGCGGCGATCGGCGTCTTCAGCTCGTGGGACACGTTGGCGACGAGGTCGCGCCGGGCGCGCTCCAGGCGGCGCTCCTCGGTGACGTCGCGGAGGGTGATCACGGTGCCGGCGTCGTCCCCGTCGGCGAGGCGGGCGACGTGCAGCTCCAGCTCGACGCCGTCGGGCAGCACCACGAGGCGCCGCTCGGTGGCGGCGGCCCCGGGACGCCGGGCGGCGAGGACGGCGTCGCCGATCGCCGGGGGCAGGGCGTCGAGGCGGGCGGACTCGGCCCCCTCCGGCAGCCCCAGCAGCCGTCCGGCGGCGTCGTTGGCGACGGTCACCGTGCCGTCCGGTCCGACGGCGAGGACCCCCTCGGCGAGGGAGCCGATCATGGCCCGGTCGCGGTCGCGTTCGCTGGTGATCTCGGCGACCAGGGACTGGAGGCGCCCCGCCATGCCGTTGAGGCTCTCCCCGAGGGTCACGATCTCCTCGGGGGCGATGCGCCCGCGGGGGTAGCGGGCCGAGAGGTCACCCCCGGCGAGGGTCGCGGCCGTCGTCGCGAGGCGCTGGATGCGACCGCCGAGGACCCGCGCGATCGCGATGCCCGCGAGGGCCGCGAGGCCGAGGACCACGATCATCGCGAGGATCACCCGCTGGCGGACCGCGGCCAGCTCGGGGGAGAGGCCGCTGATGCCGCGCGCCGCGACGATCAGGCCGCTCCCGCCGGTCTCGGGGGAGAACGGGACGACGACGGCGACGGCCGGCGCGCCGGGCCCCCGGACGGTCGGCGGACCCCCGTTGAGGTCGACACGGGGCAGGAGCTTCGGCTCGTCGGGGACCGACTCCACGTACCGCGAGTCGAGCTCCGAGGCCTGGTAGGTGACGCTCACCTCCGCCCCGGTCTCGTTCCGTATGCGCTCCGCGAGACCCGCCAGGCCGGCCTCGGGCCTCAGGACCGGCAGGCGCGTGTCCGCGGCGGCCGCGAGCAGCTCCCGCTGGAGCTGGTCGCGTTCGAGCTTCGCCCGGTCGTCGCGGACGTTCGACTCGAGCGTGGGGAGCACGACGAGCAGCACCGCGAGGCTGGCCGCCATGCCCACGGCGAGCAGGGCGCCGACCAGCCACCCCTGCAGGCCGAAGCCGCGGCGGCGGGTCACCCCTGCGGGCCGTCCCCGCCGAACGCGTACCCCACCCCGCGGACCGTGCGGATGAGCTGCGGGGCCGACGGGTCGTGCTCGACCTTCTGGCGCAGGTGGCGGACGTGCACGTCGACGCTGCGCAGGTCCCCGAAGAAGTCGCCCTTCCACAGGTGGTTCATCAGCTCCTCGCGGGTGAAGACCCGCCGGGGGGAGCCCGCCAGCTTGTGGAGGATCTCGAACTCGGAGTACGTGAGCGGGATCTCCCGGTCGTCGCGCGTCACCGTCCGCGACACCGAGTCGATCTCGAGATCGCCCGCCCGGAGGGGCGCCGAGCGGTCCGGCTCGAGGCGCGCGCGGCGCAGGTTCGCCTTGACGCGCGACACCAGCTCGCGGGGCGAGAACGGCTTCGTGACGTAGTCGTCGGCGCCGAGCTCCAGGCCGAGGACCTTGTCGAGCTCCTCCCCGCGGGCGGACAGCATGATGATCGGGATCGTCCGCTCCGCGCGGATCCGCTTGCAGACCTCGAGCCCGTCGAGGCCCGGCAGCATGATGTCCAGGACCACGAGGTCCACGGGCTCGCGCTCGACCACGTCGAGGGCCTCGTCGCCACGGGCGGCGGTGAGCACCTGGAACCCCGCCTCGCGCAGGGCGTACTCGACGATCGTGCGGATGGACTGCTCGTCCTCGACCACCAGGATGCGGTCGGCCATGTGCGGGGTACCTCCGGGCGCCTTCCGCGATCGTAGCGGGGCCCGCGCCCGCCCCGGCGGGTCTTCTCGGAGCCTTAAGACTCGGGCGCTACCCTGATGTCGTGCCGCCGTACGGACCCCGGACCAACCCCTTCGGCGCGCCCCCGCCGCGCCGTCGCCCGCCGCGCTGGCTGACCGGCGCGCTCGTGCCCGCCGTGATCGGCGGGGTCGTCGCGCTCGGCGGCGCCGCGGTGACCGGCAACCTCGGCGGCGACACCGTCGTCGAGCGCACCGTCGACCCGACCCCCCTCCCCGCTTCGACGACGAGCGCCGGGGCCGCCGCGGCCGCGGCCGAGGGCGACGGCGCGGCGGGCGCGCCCCTCCCGGCCGTGCAGACCGTCGTCGCGCAGGCGTCGCCCGCCGTGGTGAAGGTCACCACCGGGGAGGCCACCAGCGGGGGGCGCCTCGGCTCCGGGTTCCTCGTGGACCGGCGCGGGCGGGTGCTCACCAACGCCCACGTCGTCGACGACGCGCGGACCGCGACGGTGCTGTTCGAGGACGGCACCGAGAGCGAGGCGGAGGTGCTCGGCAGCGACGAGAGCACCGACCTCGCCGTCCTCCAGGTCGCGGACGTCCCCGCGGGGACCCGCCCCCTCCCGCTCGGCCGCAGCGCCGGCCTCGTGGTCGGCGACCCGGTGATCGCGATCGGCAACCCCTTCGGGCTCGACCGCACCGCGACGACGGGGATCATCTCGGCGCTGAAGCGCAGCATCACCGCACCCAACGGCTTCGAGATCCAGAACGTCGTCCAGACCGACGCGGCGATCAACCAGGGCAACTCGGGGGGGCCGCTGCTCGACGGCCGCGGCCGGGTGCTCGGCATCAACTCCCAGATCGCGACGGAGAGCGGCGGCAGCGACGGGATCGGGTTCGCCGTCCCGATCGACACGATCCGGCCCGTCGCCGACGCGATCATCGCGACCGGCGAGCCGCGGCACGCGTGGCTCGGGGTCACCGGCCGCCAGATCACCCCCGCCGTGGCGCGCGGCCTCGGCGACCCCGACGTGCGTGGCGTGGCCGTCGTCGGCGTCGACGAGCGGGGGCCCGCCGGGGACGCCGGCCTGCGGGCCGCGACCACGGCCCCCGACGCCGAGGTGCCGCGGGGCGGCGACCTGATCGTCGCGGTCGACGGGCGCCCGGTGGAGGACATGGCCGACGTCAGCCTCGCCGTCTCCTCGCGGGCCGTCGGCGACCGCGTCACCCTGACGGTGCAGCGCGACGGGGCGACCCGCCGGCTGGACATCGTGCTCGCCGACCGGCCCGACGACGTGGGGGTCGTGCCCACCGCCCCCTGACCGGGGGGCGGGGCCGGCCGGGGGTCAGCGGTTCCGGACCCTCACGTTCTTGGAGGCGCGGGGGCGGAGCTGGGTGGTGCCGAGGAACCGGGCGCTCACCACGAGCCTGGTGGCGGCCTTCGCCCGCTTCGGGCGGATGATCGTCGTGTAGGTGCAGGCGCCCTTGCGCTTCCGGAGGGCGACGGTGCGGACCGCCACCGTCCGGCGGCCGGCCTTCGCGCGGACCTGCACCTTCCCGCCGCAGCGGGCGGCGGGCCGCAGCCGCGGCAGCACCAGGCGGCCGCTCACCGTGATGCGCTTCGCGAGGCCGCGCTTCGGCCAGCGGACGGCCTTCACGATGAGTGACCGCGGCAGCGCCCGCAGCGGGGCCGGGGCCGACTGGACGGTGGGGACGATCAGCGCGAGGGCGCCGAAGTCGTCCTCGCCGGGGATCCCGTTGCCGGGCGTGGAGTCGGGGTCGTAGAGGCTGGAGGCGACGACCTCGGAGGCGACGGTGTACGTGCCGCTGGCGCCCACCGAGACCGGCACCTGCAGGGTCGCCGTCGCGCCCGGCGCGAGCGACCCGACCTGCCAGTTGCCGCCCGCGAACGCGCCCTGGGTGGCGGACGCCCCGCCCTGGGCGACGCCCGCCGGGGCGGGCAGCGCCACCACGATCCCCTGGGCGGTGTCGACGCCACCGTTCGCGACGGTCACGCCGACCGTCGCCGCGCCGCCGACGGGGACCTCCCCGGCGCTGGCGCCGAGGGTGAGGGACAGGTCGGCCACCAGCGGGGGGACGACGCCGCCGACGGGCACGGGGCCGGTGACGGCGACCGAGCGCGCCGGGCTGTCGCCGACGCTGGCCTCGCCGCCGTAGCCGAGGCGGCCGCTCCCGCCGAAGCCCCAGCAGCGGAGGGTGCCGTCGTCGAGGGCGGCGCAGGTGTGGGAGTAGCCGACGCTCAGGGCACGCGCGACACGACCGGGACCGAGGGCGACCGGCCCGACGGTGCCGGGCGTCTCGCCGACCTGGTCGCCGATCGAGTCGGTGGTGCCGTAGCCGAGGCGGCCGTTGCCGCCGAAGCCCCAGCAGCGGACGGCCTCCGTGTCGAGGATCGCGCAGGTGTGCGCCTCGCCCGCGGCGATGGCGATCGCCGAGCGGCCGGGGCCGAGGTCGATGGGCGGCGCGGCGGCCGCGTCCAGGATGTTCGCGGCGTTCCCGTACCCGAGGCGGCCGTCGGCGCCGAAGCCCCAGCAGCGGGCCGAGCCGTCGTCGAGGACGACGCAGGTGTGGCCCTTGCCGCCGGCGACGGCGCGCGCGCGGCGGCCGTTGAGGTTGACGGGTCCGGCGGCGCCGGGGGTCTCGTCGTCGCCGATGTCCGACGTGCCGCCCTTGCCGAGCTGGCCGCCGGAGCCGAAGCCCCAGCAGAGGAGGCTGCCGTCGTCGCGGATGGCGCACGTGTGGAAGTCGCCCGCCGAGATCGCGACGGCCGTGCGCCCGGGTCCGAGGTCGACGACCCCGGCGCTCGCGGGGCTCTCGTTGTCGCCGATCGACGCCTGGTTGCCGTAGCCGAGGCGTCCGGAGACCCCGTTGCCCCAGCAGACGACCGCCCCGTCGTCGCGGATCACGCAGGTGTGGGACGCGCCGACGGTGATGGCGCGGGCGGTGCGGCCCGGCCCGATGTCGACGGCCGGGGCCGTCGCGGGGGAGCGGACGTCGCCGGTCCCGCCGTACCCGAGGCGCCCGTTGGCGCCGAAGCCCCAGCAGCGCACGCTGCCGTCGTCGACGATCGCGCAGGTGTGGAAGTCGCCGGCGGCGATGGCCCGCACGGTGCGGCCCGGGCCGAGGTCGACCGGGGGGGCCGCCGCGGCGCTCAGGATGTTCTGCTCGCCGCCGTAGCCGAGCCGCCCGGCGAGGCCGCGGCCCCAGCAGCGGACGGAGCGGTCGCCCACCACCGCGCAGGTGTGCTCGTCGCCGACGTCGAGGAATCCACCCTGGCTCGAGCGGGTCGGCGAGGACGCCTGCTCGGCGGCGGCGAGGGGAACGACGGACAGGGCGCAGACCGCCACGAACACGAGGGTCGCCGCCAGCCGCGCCCTTTGGATGAGTGGGCGACTCATATATCCGCGTGCTTCGTACCACAGCCGCCCCACCACGTCACGACCTGGAGGGCCCTTTCGGGTGACTCGGTGGCCGCGTTGCGTGACCTGCCACACACGTGCACGGTCACGGCGTGGCGCTCCGCGCCGGTCTATATTCGGAGTCGGTGACCTCCGAGCTGACGATCCGCCCCGCCGCGAGCGCGGATGCCGGCGCGATCGGCGCCATCTACGACGAGGCGGCGGCCGGGGGGTCCGCGACCTTCGCGACCGGGCCGCACACCGCCGAGGAGCGCCGCGCGTGGCTGGCGGCCCGCGAGGCGCGCGCCCCCGTCTGGTGCGGCCTGATGGCCGACGAGGTCGTGGCGTGGTCGGCGCTCGCGCCCTTCTCCCACCGGGCGTGGTACGCGGGGGTGGCGGAGTACACGGTGTACGTCGCCGGCCACCACCACGGCCGCGGGATCGGGCGGAGGATGCTCGCGGCGCTCGCCGAGGCCGCCCCGCGGTACGGCTACTGGAAGCTCGTCGGGATGATCCTGCCCGAGAACGGCGCGGGCCTCGCGCTGGCCCTCGGCGGCGGCTTCCGTGAGGTCGGCACCCACCGCGCCCACGCCCGGCGCCAGGGCGAGTGGCGGGACGTGACGATCGTCGAGCGCCACCTCGAGGTCCCGGCGTGACCCGCCCCGGCGTCCTCGTGCGCACCCCCGTGATGGGGTACCGCGCGGCGTGGGAGGTCCAGGACCGCCTCGCCGCCGCCCGCGCCGCCGGGGCGATCCCCGACGTCGTCTGGCTGCTGGAGCACCCCCCCACCTTCACCGCCGGCCGGCACGGGCGGCGCGAGGACCTGTTCCTCTCCGACGACGCCCTCGCCGCGGCGGGCGCCGAGTTCGTGGAGGTCGACCGGGGTGGCCAGATGACGTGGCACGGCCCCGGCCAGAGCGTCGGCTACGCGATCTGCGACCTGCGCCCCGGGCGGCGGGTGCGGACGTTCGTGGACGGGCTCGTGGGGGCGATGGGCGACGCGGCCGCCGTCGCCGGGGCCGCCCCCGGCGCCGACGCGACGGGCCTCTACGTCGGGGGCCGCAAGCTCGGGAGCGTCGGCATCCGGGTCCGGGGCGGCGTCACCACGCACGGGCTCGCCCTGAACCGCGACCCCGACCTCGACTGGTTCGCGATCATGACCGCCTGCGGGGCCCCGGGGACCGCGGCCACCTCGATCGCCGCCGAGGGCGGCGACCCCGAACGGCGACGGGTCGACGACGCACTCGCCGACGCGCTCGGCGCACGCCTCGGGCTGGACCTGCAGCCGGCGGAGCTCGCCGACCTCCTCCCGGCGGCCGCGGCGGCCTGAGCCCCTAGAGCACCCGGGAGAGGAACCGGCGGGTGCGCTCGTGGGCCGGGGCGCCGAGCACCTGGTCCGGCGGGCCCTCCTCGATGATCCGCCCGCCGTCCATGAAGACGACGCGATCGCCGACCTCGCGGGCGAACCCCATCTCGTGGGTGACGACGACCATCGTCATCCCCCCCTCGGCGAGGGAGCGCATCACCGCGAGCACGTCCTTCACGAGCTCGGGGTCGAGGGCGCTCGTGACCTCGTCGAACAGCATCGCCTCGGGCTCCATCGCCAGGGCGCGGGCGATCGCGACCCGCTGCTGCTGGCCACCCGAGAGGCGCGCGGGGTGCTCGTCGGCGCGGTCGGCGAGGCCGACGCGGCCGAGCATCGCGAGGCCGCGCGTGCGGGCCGTGGCGCGGTCGACGCCGAGCACCGTCGTCGGCGCCATCGTCACGTTGTCGAGGACGGTGCGGTGCGGGAACAGGTTGAACGACTGGAAGACCATGCCGAGGCGCCGGCGGAGCGCGTCGACCGGGGCGCCGGGGGCGGTCAGCTCGTCGTCGCCGAGGAAGACGCGCCCGGAGGTGGGGCGCTCCAGCAGGTTCAGGCACCGCAGGAGGGTGGACTTGCCCGAGCCGGACGGCCCGATGACGCAGACCACCTCGCCGGGGGCGACGTCGAGGTCGACGCCGCGCAGGACCGTGGTCTCCCCGAAGCTCTTGGTGACGGCCTCCGCCCGGATGGCGCTCACGGCGAGACGATCCCGCCGCGGCTCGTGCGCCGCTGGTCACGGGCGATCACGCGGTCCAGGAGCCAGATCAACGGCAGCGTGAACACCAGGTAGAAGATCGCGGCGACGGTCAGCGTGCTGGAGTTGAAGCTGACCGACGAGGCGTCGCGCGCCACGTTCACGACGTCGCCGACGGCGAGGACGCTGACGAGGGCGACGTCCTTCGTGAGGGCGATGAAGTCGTTCATCAGCGGCGGCAGCACGCGGCGGACGGCCTGCGGGAGCACCACGAGCCGCATCGCCTGGTTGCCGCTCATGCCGAGCGAGCGCGCCGCCTCGGTCTGCCCGCGGTCGACCGACTCGATGCCGGCGCGGTACACCTCGGCGACGTACGCGGCGTACACCAGGCCGAGCCCGATGAAGGCGATCTGGAAC
Proteins encoded in this region:
- a CDS encoding glucose-1-phosphate thymidylyltransferase, giving the protein MAAELKGLVLSGGAGTRLRPITHTSAKQLVPVANKPVLFYGLEALRAAGVTDVGIVVGDTQAEIEAAVGDGSALGIRATYIRQDAPLGLAHAVLTAEEFLDGSPFVMYLGDNLLRDGITELVDRFRSSDAAAMILLQKVRDPESYGVAELEDGRVTRLVEKPKEPRSDLALVGVYMFSPAIMESAHAIRPSARGELEITDAIQHLIDRGLQVEPHEVTGWWKDTGRIDDMLEANRLILDVLETRIAGELTDTSVEGRIVIEEGARLVRSSVRGPAIIGAGALIEDAYIGPYSAISPGVVVRRAEVEHSILLQDSRLEDLDARVESSLIGRGVTIARTSEKPRAYRFMVGDSSTIGLV
- a CDS encoding glucosyl-3-phosphoglycerate synthase, yielding MEREEWLRRRTYRGADYDPERLARDARAQGLAVSVVLPALDVADTVGAIVTSVRERLVEEVPLVAEILVVDSRSTDGTRAAAEAAGARVVDDRDVLPRLAPGRGKGEAMWKSLAAVRGDLVVWLDSDVVDFDPAFVTGLLGPLVDDPDVGYVKAVYDRHLGGASDGGGRVTEICARPLINLFYPELAGFAQPLSGEAAGRRALLSSVPFFTGYAVEIGLLIDLLRAAGLGALAQVDLGERRHHNQPTAALGAMASTISQAVLRRVAEEGRAPAGLAGEGLYARPARGADDALTLTVLDTRPGERAPMSDVLQASAV
- a CDS encoding HAD hydrolase family protein, which translates into the protein MPVVLVSGRSRRRLEAVAQTLGAVGVLPEMGATDAGYPVLPGETVHDAIARTGVPDALLAAEPGLARHPLATWGREGSHVFLGRVGDAAAGLVHDRSDGTLRLADNGHTGPGDAHIFHLLPAAASKAAAVARDVAARGADPARCLAVGDSGQDLDMGSVLGSVAIVANGAAADAGVAARAPWVTRGSYGAGVLEAVEEWLRGPPAG
- a CDS encoding glycerate kinase family protein; amino-acid sequence: MSVWVVAPAPFKGALPAAAAARAIGAGIRLADAGAEIRPVPVADGGEGTLDALVAAAGGRRRDVTAADPLGRPVTAAVGELPGQVAVVELALASGYERLADHERDPERTTTRGTGELIRAALDLGARRIIVGLGGSATTDGGLGLAAALGVRALDADGRVLEGRGADMSRVASLDLRGRDPRLDDAVVQVACDVANPFHGPDGAAHVYGPQKGATPDAVARLDAGLASLAGVIRAATGIDLQAVAGAGAAGGAAGGLLALIGAELTPGAPLVLDAVGLARHLEGATCCVTGEGRLDATSLAGKAPAAVAAACATAGVPCVALCGEVGLGPGAVRRAGFTAALAIGRGIRTRDEALAATEVDLASTAAAVAAIHGARAD
- a CDS encoding SDR family NAD(P)-dependent oxidoreductase; the protein is MSDPRTVLVTGAGRGIGRAAVELFDDAGWRAVAGVRDLDAGRAAYRDRPGVHVVRLDVTDAATVTAAVAEAESLAGGALDALVSNAGYAVLGAVEDVDLDEVRAMFETNFLGAAAVVQAVLPAMRERGDGAIVFTSSIGARLSNPLVGMYHASKYALLAMAEALAVECRPFGIRVSSIEPGMVDTDFPRATRPTGSLARGEGPYLPLLGDLRRGFAAWRERSPTPAADVARAIVATASDGDAPFRVTVGDDAEGLAATRAATSDDHLWHDEIVGFLQLDWPRRAPAPPPPAPEE
- a CDS encoding HAMP domain-containing sensor histidine kinase, with the protein product MTRRRGFGLQGWLVGALLAVGMAASLAVLLVVLPTLESNVRDDRAKLERDQLQRELLAAAADTRLPVLRPEAGLAGLAERIRNETGAEVSVTYQASELDSRYVESVPDEPKLLPRVDLNGGPPTVRGPGAPAVAVVVPFSPETGGSGLIVAARGISGLSPELAAVRQRVILAMIVVLGLAALAGIAIARVLGGRIQRLATTAATLAGGDLSARYPRGRIAPEEIVTLGESLNGMAGRLQSLVAEITSERDRDRAMIGSLAEGVLAVGPDGTVTVANDAAGRLLGLPEGAESARLDALPPAIGDAVLAARRPGAAATERRLVVLPDGVELELHVARLADGDDAGTVITLRDVTEERRLERARRDLVANVSHELKTPIAALKGFLELLEDGGVDERHRREFLVAMSQETGRLERLVEEQLQLARLDSGALPLDREVISLDDLAEVVVAPRVPLAAREGVTLAVERTTAGPVVVEVDPARVEQILLILLDNAERHTPAGGRVDVVVGRDGQDATLAVRDTGEGIPPDDQPFVFDRFYRGDPSREGRSAGLGLAIARGLASAHRGSITLDSVVGTGSTFTLRLPLRDAGAITEESPIPDLSHLGPAAPPGG
- a CDS encoding response regulator transcription factor translates to MADRILVVEDEQSIRTIVEYALREAGFQVLTAARGDEALDVVEREPVDLVVLDIMLPGLDGLEVCKRIRAERTIPIIMLSARGEELDKVLGLELGADDYVTKPFSPRELVSRVKANLRRARLEPDRSAPLRAGDLEIDSVSRTVTRDDREIPLTYSEFEILHKLAGSPRRVFTREELMNHLWKGDFFGDLRSVDVHVRHLRQKVEHDPSAPQLIRTVRGVGYAFGGDGPQG